The following proteins come from a genomic window of Proteiniphilum propionicum:
- the tpx gene encoding thiol peroxidase: MANITFKGNPVHTTGDMPAIGISAPGFTLVKSDLTEAKLSDFRGKNVVLNIFPSLDTGVCAASVRRFNKEAASLDNTVVLGISADLPFAAGRFCSAEGIENVVTLSAFRDTAFGSDYGLLMTDGPLKGLLARAVVVVDPNGKVVYTELVSEIAQEPDYHSAINSIV; the protein is encoded by the coding sequence ATGGCAAATATCACATTTAAAGGCAACCCCGTTCATACTACAGGTGATATGCCCGCAATAGGGATATCAGCTCCGGGCTTCACACTAGTAAAAAGCGACCTTACAGAGGCTAAGTTATCGGATTTTAGAGGAAAGAATGTTGTACTCAATATCTTCCCGAGTCTTGATACCGGTGTATGCGCAGCCTCGGTACGCCGTTTTAACAAAGAAGCCGCGTCGCTCGATAATACGGTGGTGCTTGGTATTTCTGCCGACCTGCCTTTTGCAGCAGGAAGATTCTGTTCTGCAGAAGGCATAGAAAATGTTGTTACACTTTCCGCTTTCCGTGATACTGCGTTTGGCAGTGATTACGGATTACTGATGACCGATGGACCTTTGAAAGGCCTTTTAGCACGCGCTGTGGTTGTGGTAGATCCAAACGGAAAAGTAGTATATACGGAACTGGTTTCTGAGATTGCACAGGAGCCGGATTATCATTCTGCAATCAACTCGATAGTGTAG
- a CDS encoding FtsK/SpoIIIE family DNA translocase: MAKKKKRTLRKKTTSSQKQENEFITFLKSERLRFIMGVVVAFIGIFMLLAIISFFFTGAADQSKVLNKSFMQLIRSNVPEVDNWTGAGGAYIAEILVNDWFGIFSTLIPIFLIYIGLRMMKVSDLSFLKALFITTFGVISGSIASAFILDRIFPGTHIKWGGTHGIQIEQILDSSVGWPGIVLIILLFIVIVAVLIRKSSMYKIQQKLVNSKPSFTMLNDEEQTSTDECEIPESDEEKKAGLIKRFFAFLKKSKRREVESAEDENEGLDIAAPAATASASRSKTHTGKDQHIMSDEFEVIVPGDNEAAVAFHPENDKEPSEYLEDDKNEPLEEYDPKRDLSSFKFPTLNLLKVYNTGDRGVDMKEQNENKDKIINTLRNYGIEITSIKATVGPTITLYEIVPQAGVRISKIRNLEDDIALSLSALGIRIIAPMPGKGTIGIEVPNKEPQIVSMQSVISSKRFQECSYDLPVALGKTITNEVFIFDLTKMPHLLVAGATGQGKSVGLNAIITSLLYKKHPSEMKMVLIDPKMVEFNIYSTIEKHYLAKLPDEEKAIITDVTKVTQTLNSLTKEMDDRYELLMKAHVRTVKEYNDKFVKRRLNPEKGHRYMPYIVVVIDEFGDLIMTAGKEIEMPIARIAQKARAVGIHMVIATQRPTTNIITGTIKANFPARMAFRVTSQIDSRTILDMSGANQLIGRGDMLFSQGSNLIRIQCAFVDTPEVEEIAQYIGKQQGYDKAFPLPEVLTDAETVPGAVDLNDRDVLFEEAARLIVVQQQGSTSLIQRKFSIGYNRAGRLMDQLEAAGIVGAVQGSKPREVFIQDEYSLEKLLDSLR; encoded by the coding sequence ATGGCTAAAAAGAAGAAAAGGACTTTAAGAAAAAAAACGACATCCTCCCAAAAACAGGAAAATGAGTTTATTACATTTTTGAAAAGTGAACGCTTACGATTCATTATGGGGGTAGTTGTCGCTTTCATCGGCATTTTTATGCTGCTGGCGATAATTTCGTTTTTCTTCACGGGTGCCGCCGACCAGAGCAAGGTGCTCAATAAATCATTTATGCAGCTTATACGTTCAAATGTTCCGGAGGTGGACAACTGGACAGGTGCAGGCGGAGCCTATATTGCCGAGATTCTTGTAAACGATTGGTTTGGTATTTTCTCGACGCTTATTCCAATATTCCTTATTTATATTGGATTGCGTATGATGAAGGTATCAGATTTATCTTTCCTGAAAGCACTCTTCATTACCACGTTTGGCGTTATTTCAGGTTCCATAGCCAGCGCTTTTATCCTGGACCGCATCTTCCCCGGGACACACATTAAATGGGGCGGAACGCATGGTATCCAGATTGAACAGATTCTTGACAGCAGTGTAGGATGGCCTGGTATTGTTTTGATTATACTCCTGTTTATTGTGATTGTAGCAGTGCTCATCCGCAAAAGCTCCATGTACAAGATCCAGCAAAAGCTTGTAAACAGCAAACCTTCATTTACCATGCTAAATGATGAAGAGCAAACTTCCACAGACGAATGCGAAATTCCTGAATCAGATGAAGAAAAAAAAGCTGGATTGATTAAACGGTTCTTTGCTTTTTTGAAAAAGTCAAAACGGAGAGAAGTTGAATCGGCAGAAGATGAAAATGAGGGGTTAGATATTGCGGCCCCGGCTGCAACGGCCTCTGCATCCAGGTCGAAGACGCATACAGGAAAAGACCAGCACATAATGAGTGATGAATTCGAAGTGATTGTCCCTGGCGATAATGAAGCAGCTGTAGCCTTCCATCCGGAAAATGATAAAGAGCCCTCTGAATACCTTGAAGATGATAAGAATGAACCTCTTGAGGAATACGATCCGAAAAGGGATCTCTCATCTTTCAAATTCCCCACACTTAACCTTCTTAAGGTTTACAATACAGGTGACAGGGGCGTGGATATGAAAGAACAGAATGAGAACAAGGATAAAATCATTAATACACTACGCAATTATGGAATCGAGATAACCTCCATAAAAGCGACGGTAGGACCCACCATCACTCTCTACGAGATTGTTCCTCAAGCAGGAGTCCGCATCTCAAAGATTCGAAATCTGGAAGATGATATCGCGCTAAGCCTTTCGGCATTGGGTATTCGCATTATTGCGCCCATGCCAGGAAAAGGGACCATCGGTATTGAGGTTCCCAATAAGGAACCACAGATAGTTTCCATGCAATCGGTCATCTCCTCCAAAAGATTTCAGGAGTGTAGTTATGACCTACCGGTGGCATTGGGTAAAACCATCACAAATGAGGTGTTTATCTTCGACCTCACCAAAATGCCGCACCTGCTGGTAGCCGGCGCAACTGGTCAGGGAAAGTCGGTAGGATTAAATGCTATAATCACCTCACTACTATACAAGAAGCATCCTTCTGAGATGAAGATGGTGCTTATTGACCCCAAAATGGTGGAATTCAACATATATTCTACCATAGAAAAACACTATCTGGCAAAGCTCCCCGATGAAGAAAAGGCTATCATTACCGATGTGACAAAGGTGACGCAGACATTGAATTCACTGACCAAGGAGATGGACGACCGCTATGAGTTGCTTATGAAAGCACATGTTCGCACGGTAAAAGAGTATAACGATAAGTTTGTCAAAAGAAGGCTAAATCCGGAAAAAGGGCACAGATACATGCCATATATTGTGGTGGTGATTGATGAGTTTGGCGACCTGATAATGACTGCCGGCAAAGAGATTGAAATGCCCATCGCACGAATTGCCCAGAAGGCGCGAGCCGTGGGTATACACATGGTGATTGCAACACAACGCCCCACCACCAACATCATAACCGGAACCATAAAAGCTAATTTTCCGGCGAGGATGGCTTTCCGTGTAACATCACAGATCGACTCGCGAACCATTCTGGATATGAGCGGTGCCAACCAGCTCATCGGACGCGGTGATATGCTATTTTCACAAGGCAGTAACCTTATCCGTATTCAATGCGCATTTGTAGATACTCCCGAGGTAGAAGAGATTGCACAATATATTGGCAAACAGCAGGGTTATGATAAGGCATTTCCTCTGCCAGAAGTTCTCACAGATGCTGAAACGGTTCCAGGGGCGGTTGACCTAAACGACAGAGATGTACTCTTCGAAGAGGCAGCAAGGCTTATTGTAGTCCAGCAGCAAGGCTCCACATCACTTATTCAAAGAAAATTCTCCATAGGGTACAATCGCGCGGGAAGGCTGATGGATCAACTGGAAGCTGCCGGCATAGTTGGAGCCGTTCAGGGCAGTAAGCCTCGTGAGGTGTTTATCCAGGACGAATATTCATTGGAGAAGCTTCTTGATTCGCTACGTTGA
- a CDS encoding LolA family protein gives MKKNILTVAVFFFALTAYPQNSGEAKAILDRAFAAFEASAGIKLSFKSATVDKDGAEYETQSGEAIIKGNRFKIQTDAADIWFDGETQWILIKEVNEVNIINPTGQELASISPLALLGMYRNGYKLKAPVSKTVNGKKVNQIDMVPVTGNNDFKAVSIAVDMASNNIVQIILTMGNGMKNRIEISECNSNYKFIDSEFRFDKNKHPGVEIVDLR, from the coding sequence ATGAAAAAAAACATCCTAACAGTTGCTGTTTTCTTTTTTGCTCTCACTGCCTACCCCCAAAACTCAGGAGAAGCAAAAGCTATTCTGGACAGAGCATTTGCCGCCTTTGAGGCATCAGCCGGCATTAAGTTATCGTTCAAGTCGGCTACCGTAGACAAAGACGGAGCAGAGTATGAAACACAGTCGGGTGAAGCCATTATAAAAGGAAACCGGTTCAAAATACAGACGGATGCAGCGGATATATGGTTCGATGGTGAAACTCAGTGGATTTTGATAAAAGAGGTGAATGAAGTAAACATAATCAACCCCACAGGGCAGGAGTTGGCATCAATCAGCCCTTTGGCACTGCTTGGAATGTACAGAAACGGGTACAAGTTGAAAGCACCTGTATCGAAAACAGTGAACGGTAAAAAAGTTAATCAGATAGATATGGTACCTGTAACCGGGAACAACGATTTCAAAGCTGTTTCCATAGCTGTTGACATGGCCTCAAACAACATTGTTCAGATAATTCTCACCATGGGTAACGGGATGAAAAACAGGATAGAAATCTCTGAGTGCAACTCAAATTATAAATTCATTGATTCGGAGTTCAGGTTCGATAAAAACAAGCACCCCGGAGTTGAAATTGTTGATCTAAGGTAA
- the trxB gene encoding thioredoxin-disulfide reductase produces the protein MRDKVRCLIIGSGPAGYTAAIYASRANLEPVIYEGMEPGGQLTTTTEVENFPGYPEGITGPEMMEDLKKQAQRFGTEIFPGRATAVDFSVRPFKVTIDNEHVIESDTVIIATGATAKYLGLDDEKKYAGQGVSACATCDGFFYRKKKVAVVGGGDTACEEASYLSGLADKVYMIVRKPYLRASKIMQDRVMNNPKIEILFEHNTIGLFGERGVEGAHLIKRMGEPGEEKVDIAIDGFFLAIGHTPNTKIFKDYLELDNAGYIKIDNPSSKTNIEGVFAAGDVADPHYRQAVTAAGMGCRAAIDAERYLAEKGL, from the coding sequence ATGAGAGATAAAGTTCGCTGTCTGATCATCGGGTCGGGACCTGCTGGGTATACGGCTGCTATTTACGCTTCACGTGCAAACCTGGAACCTGTTATTTACGAAGGAATGGAGCCGGGAGGACAACTAACAACCACCACCGAAGTGGAAAATTTCCCAGGCTATCCCGAAGGAATTACCGGTCCGGAGATGATGGAAGACCTAAAGAAACAGGCACAGAGATTTGGCACTGAAATATTCCCGGGAAGGGCAACAGCGGTAGATTTCTCTGTACGCCCCTTTAAGGTGACTATCGATAATGAACATGTGATAGAGTCTGATACTGTCATAATAGCCACCGGTGCTACCGCAAAGTACCTCGGGCTTGACGATGAAAAGAAGTATGCAGGGCAAGGCGTATCGGCCTGTGCAACCTGCGACGGGTTTTTCTATCGCAAGAAAAAAGTAGCTGTTGTGGGTGGAGGCGATACTGCCTGTGAAGAAGCCAGCTATCTATCGGGCCTGGCCGACAAAGTATATATGATTGTACGCAAACCCTATCTGCGTGCATCAAAAATTATGCAGGACCGGGTGATGAACAATCCAAAAATTGAGATCCTTTTCGAACACAACACTATTGGCCTCTTCGGTGAAAGAGGGGTGGAAGGAGCTCATCTGATCAAGCGGATGGGTGAACCCGGGGAGGAAAAAGTTGATATTGCCATTGACGGTTTTTTCCTTGCCATTGGACATACTCCAAACACCAAAATTTTTAAAGATTATCTTGAACTTGATAATGCAGGATATATCAAGATAGACAATCCATCATCGAAAACCAATATCGAAGGTGTTTTTGCCGCAGGAGACGTTGCCGACCCGCACTACCGTCAGGCAGTTACTGCTGCCGGCATGGGTTGTCGTGCTGCTATCGATGCTGAACGGTATCTGGCCGAAAAGGGATTATAA
- a CDS encoding GatB/YqeY domain-containing protein translates to MSLFETISEEIKKAMLAKDKIRLEALRGIKKELLEAKTAKGATGELTSETELSILQKMVKQRNDSASIYSSQNRADLAESEIAQMNVIREFLPAQLSLEELEAAVKEIISATGATSLKEMGKVMSVASRQLAGRAEGRAISEMVKKILS, encoded by the coding sequence ATGTCACTTTTTGAAACTATTAGCGAAGAGATAAAGAAAGCGATGCTGGCAAAAGATAAGATCAGGCTTGAAGCATTGAGAGGAATAAAGAAAGAATTGCTGGAAGCTAAAACAGCTAAAGGCGCAACAGGTGAACTAACCAGCGAAACCGAATTATCAATTTTACAAAAGATGGTGAAACAGCGAAACGATAGTGCCAGCATATATTCTTCACAAAACAGGGCTGATCTTGCAGAAAGCGAGATTGCTCAGATGAATGTGATCCGTGAGTTTCTTCCTGCCCAGCTCTCTTTGGAAGAACTGGAGGCAGCCGTGAAGGAAATTATCTCAGCAACCGGCGCAACTTCCTTAAAGGAGATGGGCAAGGTGATGAGTGTGGCATCCAGACAGTTAGCAGGGAGGGCAGAGGGCAGGGCCATTTCAGAGATGGTGAAAAAAATATTGTCGTAG
- the ftsZ gene encoding cell division protein FtsZ: MNDDILDFQIENRTDAIIKVIGVGGGGGNAVNHMFQEGIHDVSFALCNTDNQALMESPVPVKVQLGGNTTGGLGAGNKPEIAKKAAEESINLIEELLHDGTRMVFITAGMGGGTGTGAAPVVAHVAKDMGILTVGIVTIPFMFEGPRKIVQALKGVEEMAKNVDALLVINNERLRDIYSDLTMLNAFAKADDTLATAAKSIAEIITVHGHVNLDFADVNTTLKDGGVAIMSSGLGKGGDRVNDAIKNALHSPLLNNNDVFSAKKILINLSFGEECPLMMEEMNSLHDFMSKFSREIEVIWGAAVDGSLIEEVKVTLLATGFSIANVPGIEEQQEEQSRSEVIRLQIERDAKLAQEKKDKELIEKYYGKTGLKALTAVKSKLDPFVLTIDELDDDKVLEALEKTPVFKREPGFNPRVFQSDAYQQSSSLFD, translated from the coding sequence ATGAATGACGATATATTGGATTTTCAGATAGAGAACCGCACTGATGCTATCATAAAGGTTATAGGTGTGGGAGGTGGCGGAGGTAACGCGGTGAATCATATGTTTCAGGAAGGCATACATGATGTCTCTTTCGCATTGTGCAACACCGATAATCAGGCACTGATGGAGTCCCCTGTCCCTGTAAAGGTTCAGCTGGGGGGAAACACTACTGGTGGGCTGGGCGCAGGTAATAAACCTGAAATTGCAAAAAAAGCTGCCGAAGAGAGTATTAATCTTATCGAGGAACTGCTTCATGATGGCACTCGGATGGTTTTTATCACCGCCGGAATGGGAGGAGGTACCGGAACAGGTGCTGCACCCGTGGTTGCACATGTAGCAAAAGATATGGGTATTCTTACGGTGGGTATAGTTACCATTCCCTTTATGTTTGAAGGCCCGAGAAAAATTGTGCAGGCATTGAAGGGAGTAGAAGAGATGGCAAAAAATGTGGATGCACTGCTGGTTATAAACAATGAGCGCCTGCGTGATATCTACAGCGACCTGACGATGCTGAACGCTTTTGCCAAAGCTGATGATACTCTGGCAACAGCAGCGAAAAGTATAGCTGAGATCATTACTGTTCACGGTCATGTGAACCTCGACTTTGCCGATGTGAATACAACTTTGAAAGATGGAGGAGTAGCCATAATGAGTAGTGGCCTAGGTAAGGGTGGTGACAGGGTAAACGATGCTATAAAGAATGCATTGCACTCTCCGCTGCTCAATAATAACGATGTATTCAGTGCCAAGAAAATACTGATTAATCTTTCGTTTGGTGAGGAATGTCCGCTGATGATGGAAGAGATGAACTCGCTGCACGACTTTATGTCGAAGTTCAGTAGGGAGATAGAGGTTATCTGGGGGGCAGCCGTTGACGGGTCGCTTATTGAAGAGGTAAAGGTTACTCTGCTTGCTACCGGTTTCTCGATAGCAAATGTCCCGGGTATTGAAGAGCAGCAGGAAGAACAGTCCAGATCGGAGGTGATACGCCTGCAGATTGAAAGGGATGCAAAACTGGCTCAGGAGAAGAAAGACAAGGAGCTTATTGAAAAATATTATGGGAAGACCGGCCTGAAAGCGCTTACAGCAGTTAAATCCAAACTCGATCCTTTTGTTCTTACCATTGATGAGCTGGATGATGACAAGGTGCTGGAAGCGCTTGAGAAAACCCCGGTATTTAAACGCGAGCCAGGCTTCAATCCACGTGTATTTCAATCTGACGCGTATCAACAGTCATCCTCGCTTTTCGATTGA
- the ftsA gene encoding cell division protein FtsA: MTQSGFIAVIDFGTSRIKGVVGRRNDNGVISILASGSIDSDNSIRRGMVYNIEQAGANLQKLVMMLENSMGRKIGKVYVSLAGQSLHTLEFNEMLNLSSGMVTEVIVAQLRKAAEKFQPELKRNYSVADVEYYIDDKPERNPVGVTGSQIEAGFELIIGRPNLLSNIEKSIASKTELEIADYIVGTIASASIVLSDEEKELGCVFLDFGAGTTTLSVYKDGILRRMVVIPFGGRTITKDICALNFTENDAEQLKKKFGKAMEKQEGTVLASPFSSTAKPDIDLAELNKVIVMRLDEITANIREQVSLSGYEGRLGSGVIITGGASQLKNLDLYLAEKLKMPVRNGTARKTFINNSPDLVSDPSFTQALGMLIFGDEDCELNVSVSPEKGELEDDETGSSGWFGGKKKKQKNEKKDKKTKQEGRFLSMMEDVFGGIFTEEDDE; this comes from the coding sequence ATGACGCAATCAGGATTTATAGCTGTAATTGATTTTGGAACCTCCAGAATAAAGGGAGTTGTGGGGCGCAGAAATGATAATGGGGTCATCTCCATTTTAGCAAGTGGCTCAATAGACTCCGACAATTCCATACGCAGAGGCATGGTGTACAATATTGAACAGGCAGGTGCTAATCTGCAGAAGCTGGTTATGATGCTGGAGAACAGTATGGGGCGAAAAATAGGCAAGGTGTATGTCTCTCTTGCGGGACAATCATTGCATACGCTTGAATTCAATGAAATGTTGAACCTCTCTTCAGGTATGGTAACTGAAGTGATTGTGGCACAGTTGCGCAAAGCAGCTGAAAAATTTCAACCTGAACTAAAACGCAACTACAGTGTTGCCGATGTAGAATATTATATAGACGATAAACCGGAACGCAATCCTGTTGGGGTAACCGGCTCACAGATTGAGGCCGGGTTTGAACTGATTATAGGGCGTCCCAATCTTCTTTCAAATATTGAGAAGAGTATCGCATCAAAGACCGAGCTGGAGATAGCTGACTATATTGTAGGTACAATTGCTTCAGCCTCTATCGTGTTAAGCGATGAAGAAAAAGAGCTGGGTTGCGTTTTTCTGGATTTCGGCGCGGGAACAACCACGTTGTCAGTATATAAAGACGGAATATTGCGCAGGATGGTGGTAATTCCCTTTGGGGGAAGAACCATCACAAAAGATATCTGTGCACTTAACTTTACTGAAAATGATGCAGAACAGTTGAAGAAAAAATTCGGCAAAGCGATGGAGAAACAAGAAGGAACAGTTTTAGCATCTCCCTTTTCTTCAACAGCTAAACCTGATATCGACCTCGCCGAACTGAACAAAGTTATTGTGATGCGTCTCGATGAGATAACCGCTAATATAAGGGAACAGGTATCGTTGTCGGGTTATGAAGGCAGGCTTGGGTCAGGTGTGATTATTACTGGCGGGGCATCGCAACTTAAGAATCTTGATCTTTATCTTGCGGAAAAATTAAAAATGCCGGTACGTAATGGTACAGCTAGGAAGACATTTATCAATAACTCGCCCGATCTTGTCAGTGACCCGTCTTTCACACAGGCGCTTGGTATGCTTATATTTGGTGATGAAGATTGTGAGCTTAATGTATCTGTTTCACCTGAAAAAGGAGAACTGGAAGATGACGAGACCGGATCTTCCGGTTGGTTTGGAGGGAAAAAGAAAAAGCAAAAAAACGAGAAGAAGGATAAAAAGACAAAGCAGGAGGGAAGATTCCTTTCAATGATGGAAGATGTTTTCGGAGGTATTTTTACTGAAGAGGATGATGAATAA
- a CDS encoding cell division protein FtsQ/DivIB produces MKKFLLILAAVVVIGYLIFSVSYFRVSSRNKLCEGFEVIIKDSSETQFVRKQDIVNLVKRYDLYPVGRTFREINTLSIRDTILTNKLVESAEVFTTSRGFIVAAIYQREPVLRVISDVNGSYYVDDDRQIMPVSVNFAVYVPVATGAIDEEFAQNDLYDFAMFLNANRYWNAWVDQIVVRQNGDVELIPRAGDFRIIMGSLDDYPAKLAKFSRFVDGGLNVLGWNRYSEINLKYDNQVVCTRK; encoded by the coding sequence ATGAAAAAATTTCTTCTCATTCTTGCAGCCGTGGTGGTAATAGGTTACCTGATTTTTTCAGTTTCTTATTTCAGGGTTTCATCGCGTAACAAGTTGTGTGAGGGTTTTGAAGTGATCATTAAAGACAGTTCCGAAACACAGTTCGTGCGTAAGCAGGATATCGTGAACCTGGTAAAAAGATACGATCTGTATCCAGTAGGAAGAACATTCAGGGAGATAAACACCCTGTCAATCCGCGATACAATACTTACCAACAAGCTGGTGGAGTCGGCAGAGGTGTTTACCACGTCAAGAGGTTTCATTGTGGCTGCAATATATCAACGTGAACCGGTGTTGAGGGTTATATCAGATGTGAACGGAAGCTACTATGTTGATGACGACAGGCAGATAATGCCGGTATCTGTCAACTTTGCAGTTTATGTGCCTGTCGCTACTGGAGCTATTGATGAGGAATTTGCACAAAACGACCTGTATGATTTTGCGATGTTTCTTAATGCCAATCGCTATTGGAATGCATGGGTAGACCAGATAGTGGTACGGCAGAACGGAGATGTTGAGTTGATCCCCCGTGCAGGAGATTTCAGGATAATAATGGGCAGCCTGGACGATTATCCTGCAAAACTGGCTAAATTTTCACGTTTTGTGGATGGCGGTCTAAACGTATTGGGATGGAACCGTTACTCTGAAATTAATTTGAAATATGACAACCAGGTAGTTTGCACAAGGAAGTAG
- the murC gene encoding UDP-N-acetylmuramate--L-alanine ligase, with protein sequence MSYESIYFIGIGGIGMSNLARYFLSGGKRVGGYDRTETVLTASLREEGAFVHYEENVDDIPKEFTCKEKTLVVYTPAVPASHKELLYFRENGYNVMKRAQLLGLITSSSDAVCVAGTHGKTTVSAMTAHLLRQSHVDCSAFTGGIMKNYNNNLLLSGKSNITVVEADEYDRSFHWLNPWIAIVTSADPDHLDIYGTELAYRESFEKFTSLIRPNGHLILKKDALVTPRTGDTVKVWSYSGSEGDFHAGNIRSANGEILFDYTSPFGTIRDISLGVPVMVNIENSVAAIAAAELCGVKPEEIRAAISSFDGTKRRFDFRIKTQSIVFIDDYAHHPKELSSAIQSIKALYPGKKVTAVFQPHLYSRTRDFADDFGKSLSLLDDVILLDIYPAREEPIDGVSSQIIYDKISSPEKVLCKKSELLGLLGNKPLEVLVTFGAGDIDRLLPDIDRLLKKRFLIGA encoded by the coding sequence ATGAGTTATGAATCAATATATTTTATAGGTATCGGAGGCATTGGCATGAGTAACCTTGCCCGTTATTTTCTTTCTGGAGGGAAGAGAGTGGGAGGTTATGACCGCACAGAGACTGTGCTTACAGCTTCACTTCGTGAGGAGGGCGCTTTTGTGCATTATGAGGAGAATGTGGATGATATTCCCAAAGAGTTTACCTGTAAAGAGAAAACTCTTGTAGTCTATACACCTGCTGTACCTGCTTCCCACAAGGAACTGCTCTATTTCAGGGAAAATGGATATAACGTTATGAAACGTGCACAACTATTGGGATTGATCACTTCATCGAGTGATGCTGTATGTGTAGCCGGGACTCATGGTAAGACAACCGTGTCGGCAATGACAGCCCATCTGTTGAGGCAGTCGCATGTGGATTGTAGTGCTTTCACTGGCGGGATTATGAAAAACTACAATAATAATCTGCTGCTCTCCGGCAAGAGCAATATTACTGTTGTTGAGGCCGATGAGTATGACCGCTCGTTCCACTGGCTGAATCCATGGATAGCTATTGTTACTTCAGCCGACCCCGACCATCTCGATATATATGGTACGGAACTGGCATACAGAGAGAGCTTTGAGAAATTTACATCGCTGATACGTCCGAACGGGCACCTGATTTTGAAAAAAGATGCCCTGGTGACTCCCCGTACCGGCGACACAGTGAAGGTCTGGAGCTACTCCGGATCGGAAGGAGACTTCCACGCTGGGAATATTCGTTCAGCGAACGGAGAGATATTGTTCGATTATACGTCCCCTTTTGGGACAATCAGAGATATCTCACTTGGTGTGCCGGTAATGGTAAATATTGAGAACAGCGTGGCAGCTATCGCCGCTGCTGAACTGTGTGGAGTTAAACCCGAAGAGATTCGTGCAGCAATCTCCTCTTTTGATGGTACAAAAAGACGGTTCGATTTTCGGATTAAGACGCAAAGTATTGTATTCATAGACGATTATGCTCATCATCCCAAGGAGTTGTCTTCAGCAATTCAGTCAATCAAGGCACTCTATCCGGGAAAGAAGGTGACAGCCGTTTTTCAACCTCACCTATATTCACGTACTCGCGACTTTGCCGATGATTTCGGAAAAAGTTTATCGTTGCTTGATGATGTTATACTACTTGATATATACCCTGCACGAGAAGAGCCAATTGATGGAGTTTCATCGCAGATAATCTACGATAAAATAAGCTCTCCGGAGAAGGTGCTTTGCAAAAAGTCAGAGCTTCTTGGGTTGTTGGGTAATAAGCCTCTTGAGGTACTGGTTACCTTTGGGGCGGGAGATATTGACAGGTTGCTTCCTGATATAGACAGGTTGCTGAAAAAGAGGTTTTTGATTGGAGCTTGA